In Spinacia oleracea cultivar Varoflay chromosome 5, BTI_SOV_V1, whole genome shotgun sequence, a single window of DNA contains:
- the LOC110775927 gene encoding F-box/LRR-repeat protein At4g14103-like, with amino-acid sequence MDCETEFEMGLKSQLCKRLKSKEEVEQTDRISDLPDHIICDVLSYLTMEEVVRTSILSSRWRYHWKGVTSIRLWGSNSDPNSFANFVEHVLQNCNSTNLEVFNLSCPVRIDLPRLNTWIRYVLSLNIGKLSLYVNHRPFELPEFPLPICNLTCSSLVSLDLRSCFDIQIPDSVVCFPHLKSLDLNVIFPNNLAVLHRLLSCCPLLERLRLWCYLDDLEVLNLDISVPTLKRLDLWLQEEGYAVIRNYEIIINTPYLEYLSIHDNSLAHYVLNNLYGLRDVHIGYLTQNYGDIEPLHAIRLLELFHGIRSTDILTLHPDTLIVLESALSYPWPTFRYVTMLIVSPSSSSAWTCLALLLQSTPNLEVLILDHDEINDLRINDELYAWNPPESVPSCLLERLQKIGIKSFWGKEDEVEVVEYLLNHCQVLELMIIGFFSNKKDEKVAEKLLAFPRASSTCDVQVYEHFWFDSFIWLLTSLFFSVSSQI; translated from the exons ATGGATTGTGAGACTGAGTTTGAAATGGGTTTGAAGAGCCAATTATGTAAGCGGCTTAAATCTAAGGAAGAAGTAGAACAAACTGACAGAATTAGTGATTTACCGGATCATATTATTTGTGATGTTCTTTCTTACCTTACAATGGAGGAAGTAGTAAGAACTAGCATTTTATCGTCAAGATGGAGGTACCATTGGAAAGGAGTAACTAGTATACGTTTGTGGGGCAGTAATTCTGATCCTAATAGTTTTGCAAACTTTGTGGAGCATGTACTTCAAAATTGCAACTCTACAAACTTGGAGGTTTTTAATCTTTCATGTCCTGTTAGAATAGATTTACCCCGTCTAAACACATGGATTCGGTATGTACTAAGCCTCAACATTGGAAAGCTGAGCCTCTATGTGAATCATAGACCATTTGAGTTGCCTGAATTTCCGTTGCCAATATGCAATCTTACTTGCAGCAGTTTAGTATCCCTTGATCTTAGATCATGTTTTGATATTCAGATACCTGATTCAGTTGTATGTTTTCCTCATCTCAAGTCACTAGATCTTAATGTCATATTCCCTAACAATCTTGCTGTATTACATCGCCTCTTGTCCTGCTGTCCACTGTTGGAAAGACTTAGGTTATGGTGTTATCTTGATGACCTCGAAGTACTAAATTTGGATATTTCAGTTCCTACTCTGAAAAGATTGGACCTGTGGCTGCAGGAAGAAGGGTATGCTGTAATTAGAAACTATGAGATTATCATAAACACGCCCTATCTTGAGTATCTCTCAATACATGATAATTCTTTGGCTCACTATGTGTTGAATAATCTGTACGGCCTTCGTGATGTGCACATTGGTTATCTCACCCAAAATTATGGAGATATAGAACCTTTGCATGCCATCAGACTGCTTGAACTCTTCCATGGGATCCGTTCCACTGATATCTTGACACTGCATCCTGATACTTTAATT GTTCTTGAATCAGCTCTCAGCTATCCATGGCCCACGTTTCGTTATGTGACTATGTTGATTGTCAGTCCAAGTTCATCTTCAGCCTGGACCTGTTTGGCGTTGCTGCTCCAGAGCACTCCCAATTTAGAAGTTCTAATTCTGGATCAT gaTGAGATCAATGATCTTAGAATCAATGATGAATTATACGCCTGGAATCCACCGGAAAGTGTTCCTAGTTGTTTGTTGGAGCGACTGCAAAAAATAGGCATCAAGTCCTTTTGGGGAAAAGAAGATGAAGTAGAAGTTGTGGAATATTTATTGAACCATTGCCAGGTGTTGGAGTTGATGATAATAGGTTTCTTCTCTAATAAAAAGGATGAGAAAGTGGCAGAGAAGTTATTGGCATTTCCAAGAGCATCAAGCACTTGTGATGTTCAAGTTTATGAGCACTTCTGGTTCGATTCTTTTATCTGGTTATTGACCTCCTTGTTTTTCAGTGTCAGCAGTCAAATTTGA